A single region of the Pyricularia oryzae 70-15 chromosome 4, whole genome shotgun sequence genome encodes:
- a CDS encoding inosine-5'-monophosphate dehydrogenase IMD4 → MPATNTQASVNGASNFLDFKTANDVLKEYETRDGLDITQLLDSKTNGGLTYNDFLLLPGYIGFPASEVALDSPVTKRISLKTPFVSSPMDTVTEHEMAIHMALQGGLGVIHHNCSAEEQADMVRKVKRYENGFILDPVVISRDTTVGEAKALKEKWGFGGFPVTETGKIGSKLLGIVTNRDIQFEDDVNTKVADVMVTDLITAPSGVTLAEANKILAKSKKGKLPIVDQDFNLVSMISRSDLNKNLYFPLASKLPDSKQLLCAAAIGTRPEDKVRLQKLVDAGLDVVILDSSQGNSIYQIEMIKWIKGNFPGLDVIGGNVVTREQAAALIAAGVDGLRIGMGSGSACITQEVMAVGRPQATAVHSVSAFAARFGVPCIADGGIQNVGHIVKGLALGASTVMMGGLLAGTTESPGTSFVSREGKLVKAYRGMGSIDAMQDKKAGGGGKDSQQSNAGTARYFSEGDSVLVAQGVSGAVAHRGSIGKFLPYLAAGLKHSLQDCGVVSLKALHEGVAEGTVRFEIRTASAQLEGGVNMESYEKKLYA, encoded by the exons ATGCCTGCAACAAACACCCAAGCGTCCGTGAATGGCGCTTCGAACTTCCTCGACTTCAAGACCGCCAATGATGTTTTGAAGGAGTACGAGACCCGAGATGGTCTCGACATCACCCAGCTCCTTGACTCCAAGACCAATGGAGGTCTCACATACAATGACTTCCTCTTGCTTCCGGGGTACATTGGTTTTCCAGCCTCGGAGGTTGCCCTGGACTCGCCGGTCACTAAGAGGATCTCTCTCAAGACCCCATTTGTATCCTCACCCATGGACACTGTCACCGAACACGAGATGGCCATCCACATGGCACTCCAGGGTGGATTGGGTGTCATTCACCACAACTGCTCCGCTGAGGAGCAGGCAGACATGGTGCGCAAGGTCAAGCGCTACGAGAACGGCTTCATTCTAGACCCCGTTGTCATCAGCCGCGACACTACTGTCGGCGAGGCGAAGGCCTTGAAAGAGAAGTGGGGTTTTGGCGGTTTCCCCGTCACTG AAACCGGAAAGATCGGCTCCAAGCTTTTGGGTATCGTCACTAACCGTGACATCCAATTCGAGGATGATGTCAACACCAAGGTCGCCGATGTTATGGTCACTGACCTTATCACTGCCCCATCCGGTGTCACCCTGGCTGAGGCCAACAAGATCCTGGCCAAATCAAAGAAGGGCAAGCTGCCGATCGTTGACCAGGACTTCAACCTGGTCTCCATGATCTCACGCTCAGATCTGAACAAGAACCTTTACTTCCCCCTGGCCTCCAAGCTCCCGGACTCAAAACAGCTTCTGTGCGCTGCTGCCATTGGCACCAGGCCAGAGGACAAGGTGCGCCTGCAAAAGCTGGTTGACGCTGGCCTGGACGTTGTTATCCTGGACAGCAGCCAGGGCAACAGCATCTACCAGATTGAGATGATCAAGTGGATCAAGGGGAACTTCCCCGGCCTTGACGTCATAGGCGGAAACGTCGTGACGAGGGAGCAGGCTGCCGCCCTCATCGCTGCTGGTGTTGATGGACTTCGTATTGGCATGGGAAGCGGAAGTGCCTGCATTACCCAGGAGGTTATGGCCGTTGGCCGTCCTCAGGCCACGGCTGTTCACAGCGTCAGCGCCTTCGCCGCCAGGTTCGGTGTTCCTTGCATCGCTGACGGAGGTATTCAAAACGTGGGTCACATCGTAAAAGGTTTGGCCCTTGGTGCTTCCACCGTCATGATGGGTGGTCTGCTAGCTGGTACTACCGAGTCCCCGGGCACATCGTTTGTTTCCCGTGAAGGCAAGCTCGTCAAGGCCTACCGTGGCATGGGCAGCATCGACGCCATGCAAGACAAGAaagccggcggcggtggcaagGACAGCCAGCAAAGTAATGCTGGCACTGCCCGGTACTTTTCGGAGGGTGATAGCGTCCTGGTTGCACAGGGCGTTTCTGGCGCCGTGGCTCATCGCGG ATCCATTGGCAAGTTCCTGCCTTACCTTGCTGCGGGTCTGAAGCACTCTCTGCAAGACTGCGGTGTGGTCAGCCTCAAGGCCCTGCACGAGGGTGTTGCTGAGGGAACTGTGCGTTTCGAGATCCGAACCGCCAGTGCTCAGTTGGAGGGTGGTGTCAACATGGAGTCTTACGAGAAGAAGCTTTACGCTTGA
- a CDS encoding N-acetylated-alpha-linked acidic dipeptidase 2, translating into MPSERTPLITTHQAGPQRQRYHHNVARRFCTIALSSTLIWVFFTWITTAILGRGPAHRHHGHGDWSWPGHKNRRLDDEGLRKVLTQTPSSELAEEWSRYYTSGPHLAGQNYSQAEWTRNKWESWGIDSSIVAYDVYLNRPVDHRLALLEKATGGKHDEDLSLSKPSWEVKFEASLKEDIIDDDPTTALNNAIPTFHGYSASGNVTAQFVYVNYGTYQDFEDLVKANVSLKGKIAIARYGGIFRGLKVKRAQELGMTATVIYSDPGDDGSTTDEKGEKQYPEGPARQASSVQRGSAQFLSIAPGDPTTPGYPSLPGAPRQDPHNAIPQHSFHSYLALNGHGPSSDEFNKYWTRNRGLQYKGVKYNVGPSPPGLVLNLYNEQNYITTPIWNVIGVINGTIEDEVIVVGNHRDAWIIGGAGDPNSGSAVINEVIRSFGKALESGWKPLRTIVFASWDGEEYSLIGSTEWVEQYLPWLTNVNVAYINTDVAVAGPNFKASGAPLLDQLLYDITSQVQSPNQTVEGQTVRDVWDGRISTIGSGSDFTAFQDFAGIPCVDIGFSAHPDDAVYHYHSNYDSFYWMQNFGDPGFVYHRTMAQILGLVVAKLADKPVIPFGVKNYADKLTSYIARVEDKLDAAMAGITLESQPDLSTEQHLFELRASHHVDTTQPKGSAEGFKRELARLREAANTFSQRAKAADHLANKLRKRVEDELPWWQWPAKIKLGWDIRKLNNKLKVIERQFLYSKGLDGRSWFKSVIFAPGLWTGYAGAVFPGLQESIDSKDFDNAIRWVDIIEDCIYKAAGVLRLEDGE; encoded by the exons ATGCCCAGCGAGAGGACGCCGCTGATCACAACCCACCAGGCTGGTCCTCAGAGGCAGCGATACCATCACAATGTCGCCCGCCGCTTCTGCACCATAGCCTTATCTTCCACCTTGATATGGGTCTTTTTTACCTGGATCACAACCGCAATCCTGGGTCGTGGCCCGGCCCACCGACACCATGGCCACGGTGACTGGTCGTGGCCTGGCCATAAGAATCGCCGGTTGGATGACGAGGGCCTCCGCAAGGTCTTGACCCAAACCCCGAGCAGTGAGCTCGCCGAGGAGTGGAGCCGCTACTACACCTCTGGACCTCACCTCGCCGGCCAGAACTACTCACAAGCCGAGTGGACCAGGAACAAGTGGGAGTCATGGGGAATCGATTCGAGCATTGTTGCTTACGATGTCTATCTGAACCGTCCCGTCGACCATAGGCTGGCCCTACTTGAGAAGGCGACAGGAGGCAAGCATGATGAGGACCTGTCTCTTTCCAAGCCTAGCTGGGAAGTCAAATTTGAGGCTTCTCTCAAGGAAGACATCATCGACGACGACCCGACTACGGCCCTTAACAATGCTATCCCGACATTCCATGGGTACTCGGCCAGCGGCAACGTGACCGCCCAATTTGTCTACGTCAACTATGGTACCTACCAGGACTTTGAGGATCTTGTCAAAGCAAATGTGTCACTCAAGGGCAAGATTGCCATTGCCCGCTACGGTGGCATCTTCCGGGGGCTCAAGGTCAAGCGTGCACAAGAACTTGGCATGACCGCCACGGTCATATATTCCGACCCTGGAGACGATGGTTCCACCACGGACGAAAAGGGAGAGAAGCAGTATCCCGAAGGCCCTGCACGCCAGGCCAGCAGTGTCCAGCGCGGCTCGGCACAGTTTTTGAGCATCGCGCCCGGCGACCCAACCACTCCCGGTTATCCCTCCCTCCCCGGTGCTCCGCGACAAGATCCGCACAATGCCATTCCCCAGCATTCCTTCCATTCCTATCTC GCACTGAATGGGCACGGTCCCAGCTCGGACGAGTTCAACAAGTACTGGACCAGAAACCGTGGTCTGCAGTACAAGGGCGTCAAGTACAACGTGGGACCCTCGCCGCCTGGACTAGTTCTGAACTTGTACAACGAGCAGAATTACATTACTACTCCCATCTGGAACGTCATTGGTGTCAtcaacggcaccatcgaagACGAGGTCATTGTGGTTGGCAACCACCGGGACGCATGGATAATCGGTGGCGCAGGAGACCCAAACAGTGGCTCTGCAGTCATCAACGAGGTCATTCGTAGCTTCGGCAAGGCTCTCGAGAGTGGCTGGAAGCCACTACGAACGATTGTGTTCGCTTCTTGGGACGGCGAGGAGTATTCATTGATCGGCTCAACCGAATGGGTTGAGCAATATCTTCCCTGGCTGACCAATGTGAACGTGGCCTATATTAACACCGACGTCGCCGTGGCGGGGCCGAACTTCAAGGCATCAGGTGCGCCATTGCTCGACCAGCTACTGTACGATATCACATCACAGGTTCAGAGTCCTAACCAGACGGTCGAGGGACAAACTGTCCGAGACGTATGGGATGGTCGCATTTCCACCATCGGCAGTGGTAGCGACTTTACTGCATTTCAGGACTTTGCAGGCATCCCATGCGTCGACATTGGCTTCTCGGCCCACCCGGACGATGCGGTCTACCACTATCACAGCAACTATGATAGCTTCTACTGGATGCAGAACTTTGGTGACCCGGGCTTTGTTTACCACCGCACCATGGCCCAGATTTTGGGCCTTGTGGTTGCCAAACTGGCCGACAAACCTGTCATACCATTCGGAGTCAAGAACTATGCCGATAAGCTGACGAGCTACATCGCCAGGGTCGAGGACAAATTGGACGCCGCCATGGCGGGTATCACCTTGGAGTCTCAGCCGGATCTGAGTACTGAACAGCATCTATTTGAGCTTCGCGCGAGCCACCATGTTGATACCACACAGCCAAAGGGCAGCGCAGAGGGCTTTAAGCGCGAACTGGCACGCCTGCGTGAGGCTGCCAATACGTTTTCTCAAAGAGCCAAGGCCGCGGATCATCTCGCCAACAAGCTCAGGAAGCGTGTGGAAGACGAGTTGCCCTGGTGGCAATGGCCTGCCAAGATTAAATTGGGGTGGGATATCCGTAAGCTTAACAACAAGCTAAAAGTCATTGAGAGGCAGTTCTTGTACTCCAAGGGGCTGGATGGAAGAAGCTGGTTCAAG TCTGTCATATTTGCCCCAGGGTTGTGGACTGGCTACGCCGGCGCCGTGTTTCCTGGTCTCCAGGAGAGTATTGACTCGAAGGACTTTGACAATGCTATCCGCTGGGTGGACATCATCGAAGATTGCATCTACAAAGCCGCTGGCGTATTGCGGCTAGAGGACGGCGAGTGA